A stretch of Acropora muricata isolate sample 2 chromosome 7, ASM3666990v1, whole genome shotgun sequence DNA encodes these proteins:
- the LOC136921810 gene encoding uncharacterized protein, with the protein MYSVGCRIKQELILVKNKIYSEPITNKRIHIYQPEMFGEFCISAGATNIFDIILDAITSARHSAKHIYLNKKRAVSVIYNLCYCLSQACNTLQTEHALYRRSCNINQERMETQHMMGLSYAKRTLNTIAKLLSENHGKLFKHFIEDAIEHKWLLALIIDDFTSIHFLLNS; encoded by the coding sequence ATGTATTCTGTAGGATGTCGCATAAAGCAAGAACTCATTTtggtcaaaaacaaaatatatagcGAGCCAATAACTAACAAAAGAATCCACATCTACCAGCCAGAAATGTTCGGAGAATTCTGCATCTCAGCAGGGGCAACAAATATTTTTGATATCATTCTTGATGCAATTACATCTGCAAGGCACTCTGCAAAGCATATTTATCTTAACAAGAAAAGGGCTGTGTCAGTTATTTACAATCTTTGTTACTGTTTGAGTCAGGCATGCAATACACTTCAAACTGAACACGCCCTTTACCGTAGGAGTTGTAATATCAATCAAGAACGTATGGAAACACAGCACATGATGGGTCTTTCTTATGCAAAAAGGACACTGAACACCATTGCTAAATTGTTGTCTGAAAATCATGGCAAATTATTCAAACATTTCATTGAAGATGCCATTGAACACAAGTGGCTTTTAGCCCTTATTATTGATGATTTCACCTCAATTCACTTTCTACTGAATTCGTAg